Proteins from a genomic interval of Clostridium cochlearium:
- the gap gene encoding type I glyceraldehyde-3-phosphate dehydrogenase: MVKVAINGFGRIGRNVFKVLVEKYSNELEVVAINDLTDAATLAHLLKYDSLYGKFNGTVEAKESSIVINGKEIKIFAERDPKNLPWKQEGVDIVLECTGLFTDATKAKAHIEAGAKKVIISAPAKNEDVTIVLGVNEEKYDPKEHNIISNASCTTNCLAPFAKILDREFGIVEGLMTTIHAYTNDQRILDAPHKDLRRARAAAESMIPTTTGAAKAVALVLPQLKGKLNGMAVRVPTPTVSMTDLVCTISKDATVEEINAAFKKASETDMKGILGYSEEPLVSIDYRGDQRSSIVDGLSTMVMGNRLVKVVSWYDNEWGYSTRLADLAKYVGDRL, from the coding sequence ATGGTAAAGGTAGCGATTAATGGTTTTGGGAGAATAGGAAGAAATGTATTTAAGGTTTTGGTTGAAAAATACAGTAATGAATTAGAAGTGGTTGCAATTAACGACTTAACTGATGCAGCGACTTTAGCTCATCTTTTAAAATATGATTCATTATATGGTAAGTTCAATGGGACAGTAGAAGCTAAGGAAAGTTCTATAGTTATAAATGGTAAGGAAATAAAAATATTTGCAGAAAGAGATCCTAAAAACCTTCCATGGAAACAAGAAGGAGTAGACATAGTTCTAGAATGTACAGGTCTGTTTACAGATGCTACAAAAGCTAAAGCACATATAGAAGCAGGAGCTAAAAAAGTAATTATTTCAGCACCAGCTAAAAACGAAGATGTTACTATAGTTTTAGGTGTTAATGAAGAAAAATATGATCCAAAGGAACATAATATAATTTCAAATGCTTCTTGCACTACAAACTGCTTAGCACCTTTTGCAAAAATATTAGATAGAGAATTTGGAATAGTAGAAGGACTTATGACTACAATTCATGCATATACTAACGACCAAAGAATATTAGATGCTCCTCATAAAGATTTAAGAAGAGCTAGAGCGGCAGCCGAATCAATGATACCAACAACAACAGGAGCAGCTAAAGCAGTTGCATTGGTTCTTCCACAATTAAAAGGAAAATTAAATGGAATGGCTGTAAGGGTACCAACTCCAACAGTATCAATGACTGATCTTGTTTGTACAATTTCAAAAGATGCTACAGTAGAAGAAATAAATGCAGCATTTAAAAAAGCTTCAGAAACAGATATGAAGGGAATTCTTGGATATAGTGAAGAACCATTAGTATCCATAGACTATAGAGGAGATCAAAGATCTTCAATAGTTGATGGATTATCTACAATGGTAATGGGAAATAGATTAGTTAAAGTAGTTTCATGGTATGATAATGAATGGGGTTATTCAACAAGATTAGCTGATTTAGCTAAATATGTTGGTGATAGATTATAA
- a CDS encoding phosphoglycerate kinase: protein MAFNKKTIEDIEVTGKKVLVRCDFNVPLKDGKITDENRLIGALPTIKYIAQKGGKVILCSHLGKPKGEPKEELSLAPVAKRLSELLNKEVLFAADNEVVGKNAKKAVENMKDGDIILLQNTRYRKEETKNEENFSKELASLADIFVNDAFGTAHRAHCSTVGVTEFVETSVCGYLIQKELKFLGNAVENPQRPFVAILGGAKVSDKINVINNLLEKVDTLIIGGGMSYTFQKAQGYTIGTSLLEEDKLDYAKEMIEKAKEKGVKLLLPVDNVVGEKFAEDTEAIITEDQNIQEGYMGLDIGPKTSKLYAEEIKKAKTVVWNGPMGVFEFKKFAKGTIEVAKAMAESGATTIIGGGDSAAAVNQLGFGDKMTHISTGGGASLEFLEGKELPGIAALNDK, encoded by the coding sequence GTGGCATTTAATAAAAAAACCATTGAAGACATTGAAGTTACAGGAAAGAAAGTTTTAGTAAGATGTGATTTTAATGTACCTTTAAAAGATGGAAAAATAACAGATGAAAATAGATTAATTGGAGCATTACCAACTATTAAATATATAGCTCAAAAAGGTGGTAAAGTAATTTTATGTTCTCATCTTGGAAAACCAAAGGGAGAACCCAAAGAAGAACTATCCTTAGCACCAGTAGCTAAAAGATTATCTGAACTTTTAAATAAGGAAGTTTTATTTGCAGCAGATAATGAAGTAGTTGGAAAAAATGCTAAAAAAGCAGTAGAAAATATGAAAGATGGAGATATAATTCTATTGCAAAATACAAGATATAGAAAAGAAGAAACTAAAAATGAAGAAAACTTTTCAAAAGAATTAGCATCCCTTGCAGATATATTTGTAAATGATGCTTTCGGAACAGCACATAGAGCACATTGTTCCACAGTAGGAGTAACAGAATTTGTCGAAACATCAGTATGTGGATACTTAATCCAAAAAGAATTAAAATTTTTAGGAAATGCTGTAGAAAATCCACAAAGACCTTTTGTGGCAATACTTGGTGGAGCTAAAGTATCTGATAAAATTAATGTGATAAATAATTTATTGGAAAAAGTTGATACATTAATTATAGGTGGAGGAATGAGCTATACATTCCAAAAAGCTCAAGGATACACAATAGGAACCTCTCTTTTAGAAGAAGATAAATTAGATTACGCAAAAGAAATGATAGAAAAGGCAAAAGAAAAGGGAGTAAAATTACTTTTACCAGTAGACAATGTAGTAGGAGAAAAATTTGCAGAAGATACAGAGGCAATTATAACAGAAGACCAAAATATTCAAGAAGGATATATGGGCCTTGATATAGGACCAAAAACTTCAAAACTTTATGCAGAAGAAATTAAAAAAGCCAAAACTGTAGTATGGAATGGTCCTATGGGAGTATTTGAATTTAAAAAATTTGCCAAGGGTACCATAGAAGTAGCAAAAGCTATGGCTGAATCAGGAGCTACAACTATAATAGGTGGAGGAGACAGTGCTGCAGCCGTAAATCAACTTGGATTTGGAGATAAAATGACACATATTTCAACAGGTGGAGGAGCATCACTTGAATTCTTAGAAGGGAAAGAGCTTCCAGGAATAGCAGCACTTAATGATAAATAA